The following coding sequences lie in one Ictalurus punctatus breed USDA103 chromosome 16, Coco_2.0, whole genome shotgun sequence genomic window:
- the LOC108276903 gene encoding ubiquinol-cytochrome-c reductase complex assembly factor 3 — MSALRKLLSYTAAVAALIAGYASWRSLDPGDQRNRELLKNLPESNPLRMEESRRRNAQIMEMLKDAAQTNENIARTYGSQK; from the exons ATGAGCGCGTTGCGGAAACTGCTCAGCTACACGGCTGCCGTGGCAGCGCTGATCGCCGGATACGCGTCCTGGAGGAGCCTTGATCCCGGAGACCAGCGGAACCGAGAACTACTGAAG AACCTGCCAGAGTCGAACCCATTGCGGATGGAGGAAAGCAGGAGGAGGAACGCTCAGATCATGGAGATGCTCAAAGATGCTGCACAGACCAACGAGAACATAGCTCGCACCTACGGCAGCCAGAAATAA